The DNA sequence CAGGAAGAATCTGCTGTGATCGATGATGTAGTGGTATATGGTCGAGCCAATCAGAATATTAGAGGCGGTACACGAATAAATGAGAAACAGATCAAGGTGATGCCATCCATCAGCCGTAGTTTACAAGATTTCACACGTACGACCCCGCAAAGTTCAAATAACTCGTTTATGGGTACCAATTTTAGGTATAATAATGTCACATTAGATGGAGCTATTAATAATGATGCGATTGGTTTCAGTCCGTCGCTAGGAGGGCAGGGCAATACCTCTGGCCAACCAGGAAGCAGCACGCGGACAAATCCTGTTTCGCTGGATGCAATACAAGATATTCAAGTTTATTTAGCGCCTTTCGACGTAAAGATTGGAAATTTTTTAGGTGGAAGTATCAACGCAGTGACGCGGAGCGGTAGCAATGAGGTTACCGGATCTGTATACGTTTTTGGAAGAAATGCCACTATCACAGGAAGAAATCGAGCAGGTGATGACTCCAGATTACCTTCTTCTTTTTACGAATATCAGACTGGCTTTCGATTAGGTTTCCCGATTATAAAGAACAAATTATTCTTCTTTACTAATCAAGAGATCACCCGCAGGCAGGATCCTGTGATTTTGGCAGCTGGTTCAGCAGATATGCCGATTATCAACTTAGAACAAGCAAGACAAATTACCGATTATATGGCCTCTAGGTATAATCTAGATGCTGGAGAATATGGAGATTACAATACCTTTTCTCGGTCCAACAAGTTCTTTAACCGGGTAGACTGGATCATCAACGACAAGCATAATTTGTCGGTGCGCAACAATACGATCTTCTCGCAAGCCACCAACTTGGAGCGCGATCAGCAAAACTTCCGTTTTGGAAGTATCGATTTCCGCCAGGTGAATAATCAAAATTCCACGGTGGCAGAGTTGAAAAGCCATTTTAATAGCACGATGTCTAATAGTTTTTTGCTTGGCTATTCTAGCATTCATGATTACAGAAGTCCGTCTTCTGATGCTGCTTTGCCACAAATTGAAATATCTTCTGCTGGCGGTACGATCTTTTTGGGTACGGATAGAGAGGCCAGTATTTTTGATTTGAAACAGCGTACTTTTGAATTAACGAACAATTTTACTTGGATCAAAGACAATCATCATTTTACCTTTGGTACGCATAATGAGTTTTACAATATCAATTATGGCTTTGTGAATTCATGGAATGGACGTGTAAATTACGGGAGCGTCGATGATTTTTTAAACAATCGTCCTGATCGTGTCCGAACTAATTTCAATTACCTAGACAATACCAGAGATAATATCATCGATAATCCGCCAGCTCAGTTTCGCGTTAATCTATATAGCCTTTATGCACAAGATGATATACAGATCGGTCAACGCCTACACCTATCTCCAGGTATACGTTTTGATATGGCACAAATGCCAGACAAACCTAGCCTAAGTCCAAAAACAACCGAATCTCCGATCGATCCGCAATATGGCACTACATTTACCTATACACAACCGAGTGCTATTCGCAATCAATTCCTTGGTCAGGTGCAGGTATCGCCACGTTTAGGGTTTAATTACGATGTACTGGGCAATCAGCAATTAGTCATGCGCGGGGGTACAGGTGTTTTTACCGGAAGAATCCCATTTGCTTGGCTAGGGTACGCTTATTATAACAATGGGGATAGCTACGGCGCATTTGATAGAAGATATACGTATTCCGGCAATAATATTGTAACGCCAGTTACTGGTTCTGATCCAATTCGTGACGCCATGACAGGAGTGGGGGCAGCGGGATTTGTCCAGAATCAAGGAGTGAACCCTAACGATGTGACGGGTGCTACGCAAGTGGATTTGATTGATAACAATTTCAAGATGCCACAAGCCTGGAGAAGTCATCTGGCCTTCGACTACTTAACAGAAGATCGTTGGAAGTTTACATTAGAAGGTATTTATACTAGGGTGATCAGCGATTTGCAATTCACGTACGTCAATCTGCGGGATAATCCTATTTATTTACCCTACGATACAGACCGACAGCAACCTATTTACCGTCCGGTAGACGGTTCGCAGGCCATCAATCCATTGTATACTAATGCTTATTTATTGTCCAATACAAACCAAGGATATCGGTATAGCTTAACAGGGCAGGTTTCTAAAAGCTTTACACATGGCTTGGATATCATGACAGCCTACACGTACGGACAGTCCAAAGACAATACCAATGGTATCCGTAATTCTATGGAATCTAACTGGCAGTTTAATCAATCTCTTAATCCAAATAATCCGACGCTGGCTTATTCCAATTTCGATGTTCGCCACCGCATCGTGAGTACGTTGAATTATAGGACAGATTGGAATGGTGCTGGAAAGATGCTGTCTAACTTTTCCTTGTTTTTCAATGCACAATCTGGATTGCCGTACATACTAGGATTTGTGAATCGGACGATCAATGGAACTGCTCAAAACATTGGCTTGGCTTACATTCCCTCTATTGATGAGACCAGAATGTTCTTTGCACAGACAGACGAGGGCAGAGCGCAATCCGCCGCATTCGATGCTTATATAAATGGCGATAGCTACCTAAGCGGCAGACGGGGGAGGTTTACAGAACGGAACGGCGCGCGTACGCCATGGAACTATCAAGCAGATTTTAGATTCTCGCAAGACTTCAATATTATGCGCGAAGGCAAGCGTACACAAACCATCACATTCACGTACGATATCATCAACGTGACAAACCTATTGTCTAGAAATTGGGGTATCCAATATTTTTCGCCCAATACGTTTAACTCCACCTCGAGCGTAGGACTTACTCCTGTTGCAGGACAGGTAGGGTCTGCGACAGCTTATCCTTTATATACATTTAACGAAAGCAACGTGACTGATTATTCCATAGATTTCTTCGCATCACGTTGGCAAATGCAATTCGGGTTGCGATACAGTTTTTAAGAACCAACCATCTTAAATGTGAATGGATCTTTAGAATACAGGTTGAAAACACGAGCGATCTATTCTTACTCGAAAAATGATCGCTCGCCTCCGACTATGCCGCACTTTAAACCTTTCTCTGCGATGGCTTGTTGAAATTGCTCCGCTGAATACGGATCGCGTTGAGGATAGCGATCAGAGAGACGCCTACATCCGCAAATACGGCTTCCCACATGGTCGCTAAACCTCCTGCGCCTAAAATAAGCACGATTGCTTTTACCACAAATGCTAAGGTGATATTTTGCCAAACGATGCTTTTTGTTTTCTGGCCGATGCGAATGGCCATCGGGATTTTTAAAGGATTATCATCCTGAATAACCACATCGGCCGTCTCGATAGTCGCATCACTTCCAAGTCCGCCCATCGCAATGCCCACATCACTCAACGCTACTACAGGCGCATCATTCACGCCGTCCCCCACAAAGGCTACTGATTCTTTTTTCGCCTTTATTTCATTTACCTTATTCACTTTATCTTCTGGTAATAGATCTCCATAGGCCTGATCGATACGCAATTTTTTGGCCACATATTGCACCACAGTATTTTTATCCCCACTGAGCATCGTCGTGCGAACATGTAA is a window from the Sphingobacterium sp. lm-10 genome containing:
- a CDS encoding carboxypeptidase regulatory-like domain-containing protein, which gives rise to MRYYLVSILIFLGLISSGQAQITSSTISGRATDQNGNSMAGVSILVRNDGTGSSYTSTTNADGRYTIANLNPGGPYTLQATFIGFSTDVIAHANLSLGLSNYHFVLQEESAVIDDVVVYGRANQNIRGGTRINEKQIKVMPSISRSLQDFTRTTPQSSNNSFMGTNFRYNNVTLDGAINNDAIGFSPSLGGQGNTSGQPGSSTRTNPVSLDAIQDIQVYLAPFDVKIGNFLGGSINAVTRSGSNEVTGSVYVFGRNATITGRNRAGDDSRLPSSFYEYQTGFRLGFPIIKNKLFFFTNQEITRRQDPVILAAGSADMPIINLEQARQITDYMASRYNLDAGEYGDYNTFSRSNKFFNRVDWIINDKHNLSVRNNTIFSQATNLERDQQNFRFGSIDFRQVNNQNSTVAELKSHFNSTMSNSFLLGYSSIHDYRSPSSDAALPQIEISSAGGTIFLGTDREASIFDLKQRTFELTNNFTWIKDNHHFTFGTHNEFYNINYGFVNSWNGRVNYGSVDDFLNNRPDRVRTNFNYLDNTRDNIIDNPPAQFRVNLYSLYAQDDIQIGQRLHLSPGIRFDMAQMPDKPSLSPKTTESPIDPQYGTTFTYTQPSAIRNQFLGQVQVSPRLGFNYDVLGNQQLVMRGGTGVFTGRIPFAWLGYAYYNNGDSYGAFDRRYTYSGNNIVTPVTGSDPIRDAMTGVGAAGFVQNQGVNPNDVTGATQVDLIDNNFKMPQAWRSHLAFDYLTEDRWKFTLEGIYTRVISDLQFTYVNLRDNPIYLPYDTDRQQPIYRPVDGSQAINPLYTNAYLLSNTNQGYRYSLTGQVSKSFTHGLDIMTAYTYGQSKDNTNGIRNSMESNWQFNQSLNPNNPTLAYSNFDVRHRIVSTLNYRTDWNGAGKMLSNFSLFFNAQSGLPYILGFVNRTINGTAQNIGLAYIPSIDETRMFFAQTDEGRAQSAAFDAYINGDSYLSGRRGRFTERNGARTPWNYQADFRFSQDFNIMREGKRTQTITFTYDIINVTNLLSRNWGIQYFSPNTFNSTSSVGLTPVAGQVGSATAYPLYTFNESNVTDYSIDFFASRWQMQFGLRYSF